The Ooceraea biroi isolate clonal line C1 chromosome 11, Obir_v5.4, whole genome shotgun sequence genome includes a region encoding these proteins:
- the LOC105274628 gene encoding protein cramped gives MEDSTKCEDIELSNTNPACPQLNQACPDTKCQTVDNKNIQIRVVRGTKKPKTDNNDPVSNDKKDVKDEETTEAKVRTLKRSCELWSLEDKNTFFKALNEYGKDFDALQSYFLNQGRKRGLSDAMIKNKEQIRHFYYRTWLKISKHLKFSEDVKKTSQELYGLINYGELRRKLPRIHEKVYLRLNELVYWGSTQVRLRGKTMRIKTPICRALRKLNQLEDWQEEIKLPSRITIELRPRNNMAWWQVQAASMNPRVRTLLPIQRRLSSLLIFLQQRWRLKKYTTCSTVENLIANDVKDTCLLRVAPPEGSKIALPMVNLGEYLTSNSVSLNSYEKRLGLKNSRVELLGSAQYLKGIGKKGIKRHKSDRKMQNRADDNCALPDTSSDMDLLETGSSVSEKPTTIINNTEKSPEHHSELNRFPGRETVERIRKGWNVEEANTITMGDLFLMFGRESKITLEYWWDWLPNEHYTSDSASPSIHDNSLCLVLQKFLSLAKHNYGTSKVYDNTSGSNETVISSRVPSIKESTFRRPLLPQTYHKIGTADAFKTQLDKFKTRFSKRGRTVRQKSLVIQRVLPIVSTSNISPENLTSDASKVDGSSLCQTQTDKIVAVNASDTQDKTFLDSLETSGDAKNSNSIITSATQILKEGEHQWLNSEVADFSLSSFLGQLESPMKGSQRSQTGEQIMEDTRPSSDVVSHMQCLMGENSVDYMAKFANMVYNSQMVSNENKK, from the exons ATGGAAGATTCGACGAAATGCGAGGATATTGAACTTAGCAACACAAATCCCGCGTGTCCTCAGCTGAATCAGGCGTGTCCCGATACGAAGTGTCAAACGGTAGATAACAAGAATATACAGATTCGTGTTGTCCGTGGTACTAAAAAGCCCAAAACCGATAATAATGATCCTGTCAGTAACGACAAGAAGG ATGTAAAGGATGAGGAAACAACGGAAGCCAAAGTACGAACACTTAAACGCTCCTGCGAATTGTGGTCTCTGGAAGATAAGAATACCTTTTTCAAAGCGCTTAACGAGTATGGCAAAGACTTCGATGCACTGCAGAGTTACTTTTTGAATCAAGGCAGGAAACGTGGCCTCTCGGATGCCATGATAAAGAATAAGGAGCAAAttcgacatttttattacagaacgtggctgaaaatatcgaagcaCCTCAAATTCTCAGAAG ATGTGAAGAAAACCTCTCAAGAATTATACGGGCTGATAAATTATGGTGAACTCAGACGGAAGCTACCTCGCATTCACGAGAAGGTTTACTTAAGATTGAATGAATTGGTATATTGGGGATCCACGCAAGTCAGACTTCGGGGAAAAACCATGAGAATTAAAACGCCCATATGTAGGGCGCTTAGAAAGTTAAATCAATTAGAAg ATTGGCAGGAGGAAATAAAATTGCCGTCCAGAATAACGATAGAGCTGCGACCGCGTAACAACATGGCTTGGTGGCAAGTACAAGCGGCGTCGATGAATCCACGAGTACGTACTCTTCTTCCGATCCAAAGGCGCCTCTcaagtttattaatattcttgcAGCAGCGATGGCGACTTAAAAAATACACTACA TGCTCGACCGTGGAAAATCTCATTGCCAATGACGTGAAGGACACTTGCTTATTGCGAGTTGCTCCACCAGAAGGATCCAAGATTGCTCTGCCGATGGTTAATCTCGGAGAGTATCTCACCAGCAATAGCGTCAGTTTAAATTCATACGAGAAACGTCTCGGCCTAAAAAACTCAAGGGTGGAGTTGCTGGGGTCCGCGCAATATCTCAAAGGAATAGGAAAGAAGGGAATTAAGCGACACAAATCGGACAGGAAGATGCAAAATCGCGCCGACGATAATTGCGCGTTGCCAGATACTAGTAGCGACATGGATCTCTTGGAAACTGGTAGCAGCGTGTCTGAAAAACCAACGaccattataaataatacagagAAGTCGCCGGAACATCATTCAGAACTCAACAGATTTCCTGGTAGAGAAACTGTTGAGAGAATCCGAAAAGGTTGGAACGTCGAGGAAGCAAATACAATTACTATGGGTGACCTCTTCTTAATG TTTGGTCGCGAGTCAAAAATTACTCTGGAATATTGGTGGGACTGGCTGCCTAATGAGCATTATACATCCGATTCGGCGTCACCGAGCATACATGATAACAGTTTATGTTTGGTCTTGCAAAAGTTCTTGTCACTAGCAAAGCATAATTACGGTACAAGCAAA GTCTACGATAACACATCGGGAAGCAACGAAACGGTAATCTCGTCCCGCGTTCCGTCCATCAAGGAGTCCACATTCAGAAGGCCTCTTCTTCCGCAAACGTATCACAAGATTGGCACAGCTGACGCATTTAAAACGCAACTTGAc AAATTTAAAACACGGTTTTCCAAACGAGGCAGAACAGTGAGACAGAAAAGTCTCGTTATACAAAGGGTATTGCCTATTGTGTCGACGTCCAACATATCGCCAGAAAATTTGACGAGCGATGCGAGCAAAGTTGACGGATCCTCATTGTGCCAAACACAAACTGATAAAATAGTAGCGGTGAATGCGAGCGATACTCAGGACAAGACTTTCTTGGACTCCCTCGAGACAAGTGGAGACGCAAAGAATTCCAATTCAATTATTACTAGTGCTACACAGATTCTTAAAGAAGGCGAGCATCAGTGGCTGAACAGTGAG GTTGCCGATTTTTCTCTAAGCAGCTTTTTAGGACAGCTCGAATCGCCTATGAAAGGTTCACAGAGAAGTCAAACGGGTGAACAGATCATGGAAGACACTCGGCCCTCTTctgat GTTGTATCGCACATGCAGTGCCTGATGGGCGAGAATAGCGTGGACTACATGGCAAAATTTGCGAATATGGTTTATAACTCGCAGATGGTTtctaacgaaaataaaaaatag
- the LOC105274626 gene encoding pre-mRNA-splicing factor ISY1 homolog, whose amino-acid sequence MARNAEKAMTTLARWRAAQNNEGTKKEQERRPYLASECRDLRKAEKWRMQIIREIAKKVAQIQNAGLGEFRIRDLNDEINKLLREKRHWEAQIKELGGPDYSRVGPRMLDHEGREVPGNRGYKYFGAAKELPGVRELFEQEPPPPPRKTRAELMKDIDADYYGYMDDDDGILVPLEQKAEQKAREKCINEWISREKEPGTDVETTAQKSIPSQQDIQEALLVRKKKELLERYGLE is encoded by the exons ATG gCACGAAATGCAGAGAAGGCTat GACAACGCTTGCTCGTTGGAGAGCAGCGCAAAACAATGAAGGAACAAAGAAAGAACAGGAACGAAGGCCATATTTAGCTTCAGAATGTAGGGATTTACGTAAGGCCGAGAAATGGAGGATGCAAATAATCAGAGAAATTGCCAAGAAAGTCGCTCAAATTCAAAATGCTGGGCTCGGCGAGTTCCGCATTCGCGATTTAAATGAcgagattaataaattgcttAGAGAAAAGCGACACTGGGAAGCGCAAATAAAGGAATTAGGTGGGCCTGATTATTCCAGAGTCGGCCCTCGCATGTTGGATCACGAAGGACGCGAG GTTCCTGGTAATCGAGGTTACAAATATTTTGGTGCTGCCAAAGAGTTACCGGGTGTCAGAGAATTATTTGAACAGGAGCCACCGCCACCCCCTCGGAAAACTCGCGCGGAATTAATGAAGGACATCGACGCGGATTATTATGGTTATATGGATGACGATGATGGCATTTTAGTACCACTGGAACAGAAAGCCGAACaaaaagcgagagaaaagTGCATCAACGAATGGATATCGCGCGAAAAGGAACCGGGAACCGACGTTGAAACAACGGCGCAGAAATCAATTCCCTCGCAGCAAGACATTCAAGAAGCACTATTGGttaggaagaagaaagaactGCTAGAAAGATATGGACTAGAATAA
- the LOC105274625 gene encoding myotubularin-related protein 10-B, with product MENKSSNNFISYVGLEEHEMQTFNSSRRNSLVENGIKLLPGEVLIAEAQSVLMFSPVSDLKQGISGNLSVTNFKLTFVTSDDLSNEEDITHQQNHLYGYTDTCLTNIDEIYIMGDKKKKLVPGSTVPSKVKGIFIVCKNLRTWSFSFKFSPLGHGKNLLTALLHHAFPRRHQLLFAYDYKEAYYSSLDKNVQLFRDIADWQNELKRTLRSDEIRKGWRLSMVNAKFQLSPSLSQYVIVPASVTDRQLTDAAKHFQGNRPPVWSWTNAHGAALVKMPELLPTITERMHENIMFENIRKSHPQKNPPVVIELNKEINLKLVAAAFTKFINLCSPENIRQFWIQDNNFYSLLETTKWLKYISYCLQKAVEVCDHLNLGISVILQETTARDLCCIISSLVQLLLDPHFRTITGFQSLLQKEWVAGGHPFCDRLGHIVKPNSEKSPLFLLYLDCVWQLTQQFPTEFEFTETYLTTLWDTAHVSIFDTFIFNCERDRAVAAMDPNTPLVLRSVWDWREQFNDQDILLFYNPLFIPRNVDKAEGQERQCRTIIKPLYTISSLELWTQCYFRWIPTLEIHNGGQRHIELYVRLLQNDVNQLKLNINDNHGSSVNKIGTYSLHTNIDSFHPFSNKRSGNLVNAPIMNSSIFLTENLLDAQSLITATD from the exons ATGGAAAACAAAAGTAGCAACAATTTCATCAGTTACGTGGGATTGGAGGAGCACGAGATGCAG ACTTTCAATTCCAGTCGACGTAATTCGTTGGTCGAGAAcggtataaaattattaccggGAGAGGTTCTCATCGCTGAAGCACAAAGTGTCCTTATGTTCTCGCCTGTCAGTGACCTGAAACAAGGTATATCCGGCAACCTGTCAGTGACCAATTTCAAACTTACGTTTGTCACCAGCGATGACTTGTCAAACGAGGAG GATATTACTCACCAGCAGAATCATTTGTATGGATATACGGATACCTGCCTGACAAATATCgatgaaatttacataatgggtgacaagaaaaaaaaactagtCCCTGGTAGTACAGTACCATCGAAAGTAAAaggaatatttattgtttgtAAA AATCTAAGAACGTGGTCCttctcttttaaattttcgCCACTTGGACATGGCAAGAATCTTCTGACCGCGTTACTGCATCATGCCTTTCCTAGGAGACATCAACTGTTATTCGCCTACGATTACAA AGAGGCTTACTATAGTAGTCTTGACAAAAATGTCCAATTATTTCGGGACATCGCAGACTGGCAAAACGAATTGAAAAGAACATTACGCAGCGATGAAATAAGAAAGGGTTGGAGATTATCCATGGTTAATGCGAAATTCCAGCTTTCTCCTAG TTTATCGCAATACGTAATTGTGCCTGCATCTGTGACAGACAGACAATTAACAGATGCTGCTAAACACTTTCAAGGTAACAGACCGCCCGTGTGGTCCTGGACGAACGCACACGGTGCAGCTTTAGTAAAAATGCCGGAATTATTACCAACAATTACCGAGAGGATGCACGAAAATATTATGTTCGAGAATATTCGTAAGAGCCATCCGCAGAAGAATCCTCCAGTTGTTATCGAATTGAACAAGGAGATCAATTTGAAACTAGTAGCGGCGGCCTTTACCAAATTTATTAACTTGTGTTCACCAG agaaCATCAGACAATTCTGGATTcaggataataatttttattcattgctAGAAACTACAAAATGGCTGAAATATATCTCGTATTGTTTGCAAAAAGCAGTCGAAGTTTGTGACCATCTCAATTTAGGAATTTCTGTTATCTTACAAG AGACCACTGCTAGAGATTTATGCTGCATTATATCAAGTTTAGTTCAACTGCTGTTGGACCCTCACTTTCGTACCATAACCGGCTTTCAATCGCTATTACAAAAAGAATGGGTCGCCGGGGGTCATCCGTTTTGCGATAGATTAGGTCACATCGTTAAACCAAATTCGGAAAAG TCTCCACTGTTTCTCCTGTATCTGGATTGCGTTTGGCAATTAACCCAACAATTTCCGACGGAGTTTGAATTTACGGAAACGTATTTGACCACGTTATGGGATACGGCGCACGTATCCATTTTCGACACCTTTATCTTTAATTGCGAAAGAGATCGAGCAGTGGCAGCTATG GACCCTAACACACCTCTGGTACTTCGCAGCGTTTGGGACTGGCGAGAGCAGTTCAACGATCAGGAcatcttattattttacaatccCTTATTTATCCCTCGCAATGTGGACAAGGCGGAAGGACAGGAGAGACAATGCAGGACAATTATAAAACCCTTGTACACTATTTCTAGTTTGGAACTTTGGACGCAATGCTACTTTCGTTGGATACCGACCCTCGAAATACATAATGGTGGCCAAAGGCATATCGAACTCTACGTTAGACTGCTTCAGAATGACGTGAAtcaacttaaattaaatataaatgataaccATGGCTCGTCCGTAAATAAGATTGGTACCTACTCTCTTCACACAAATATCGATAGCTTTCACCCCTTTAGTAACAAAAGATCAGGAAATCTCGTTAACGCTCCAATTATGAATAGTTCAATCTTCTTAACGGAGAACCTATTAGACGCGCAGTCACTAATAACCGCAACCGACTGA